In Sylvia atricapilla isolate bSylAtr1 chromosome 27, bSylAtr1.pri, whole genome shotgun sequence, one genomic interval encodes:
- the RND2 gene encoding rho-related GTP-binding protein RhoN, whose protein sequence is MEGHLARCKIVVVGDTQCGKTALLHVFAKDCYPESYVPTVFENYTASFEIDKQRTELNMWDTSGSAYYDNVRPLAYPDSDAVLICFDISRPETLDSVLKKWQGETQEFCPNAKIVLVGCKLDMRTDLNTLRELSKQRLIPVTHEQGSALARQIGAVAYAECSSKVSENSVRDVFHVTTLASVNRVHKNLKRSNSKRGLKRASQMPGRTDLLSDTEIRKDRAKSCSIM, encoded by the exons ATGGAGGGGCACCTGGCGCGCTGTAAGATCGTGGTGGTGGGGGACACGCAGTGCGGCAAGACGGCGCTGCTGCACGTCTTCGCCAAGGACTGCTACCCCGAG AGCTACGTGCCCACCGTCTTCGAGAACTACACGGCCAGCTTCGAGATCGACAAGCAGCGCACGGAGCTCAACATGTGGGACACCTCAG GCTCAGCCTACTACGACAACGTGCGGCCCTTGGCTTACCCCGACTCGGACGCCGTGCTCATCTGCTTTGACATCAGCCGCCCCGAGACCCTGGACAGTGTGCTCAAGAAG TGGCAAGGGGAGACGCAGGAGTTCTGCCCCAACGCGAAGATTGTGCTGGTTGGCTGCAAGCTGGACATGAGGACAGACCTCAACACCCTCCGGGAGCTCTCCAAGCAACGCCTCATCCCCGTGACACATGAGCAG GGCAGTGCACTGGCACGGCAGATCGGGGCGGTGGCCTACGCAGAGTGCTCCTCCAAGGTGTCGGAGAACAGCGTGCGGGACGTGTTCCATGTGACCACGCTGGCCTCCGTCAACAGGGTGCACAAGAACCTGAAGCGCAGCAACTCCAAACGGGGACTGAAGCGGGCGTCACAGATGCCTGGCAGGACAGACTTACTGAGTGACACAGAGATCAGGAAGGACCGAGCCAAGAGCTGCTCCATCATGTGA